From a region of the Methylomonas rapida genome:
- the tnpC gene encoding IS66 family transposase — translation MNPLAELDQLNLEPAAKIHVTAMIQTLVEQAAQDAQTIAKKDAKIAALTHELAYYKRIRFSHKSEALAPLQRDVFEETWNTDMSAIEAEVEQLQDNSPSDTVTRPKRPRAGRQPLPEHLPRIEHRHEPESCTCGKCGKDLVKIGEDVTEQLDVEPAKFFVHRHIRPQYACRACETITAAPIPPAVIDGGMAAIGLLTWVMISKFLDHLPLYRLEQIAARNGVILSRSTLADWVGRIGVALLPLADRLTWHLLQRDSLHADETPVPQLDPGNGKTKKAYLWAYRSNDLQPGPKIIVFDYQAGRSGRHAQQFLQDWHGHLMVDDYGGYKALFATARAHPETRLLLEPCIELACWTHARRKFFDLFQASQSPVAQAALQRIGALYAIEAEGRDMSSDERQRLRAEKSQPALTELHDWLQKTRLLMAPSSATAKAIDYSLKRWPALTRYAETGDLPIDNNPVENSIRPIALGKKNWLFAGSERAGQRAAVIQTLLGTAKLNGLDPAAWLSDTLEKLPTWPNSRIDELLPFANAD, via the coding sequence ATGAATCCCTTGGCCGAACTCGATCAATTAAACCTGGAACCCGCCGCGAAAATCCACGTCACGGCAATGATTCAGACGCTGGTCGAGCAAGCCGCGCAGGATGCGCAAACCATCGCCAAGAAAGACGCCAAAATCGCCGCGCTGACGCACGAATTGGCGTATTACAAGCGCATCCGCTTCAGCCACAAGAGTGAAGCCCTGGCGCCGTTGCAACGCGATGTGTTCGAGGAAACCTGGAACACCGACATGTCGGCGATTGAAGCCGAGGTCGAGCAACTACAGGACAACAGCCCATCCGATACGGTCACTCGGCCCAAACGCCCCCGTGCCGGTCGTCAACCTTTGCCTGAACATCTGCCACGCATCGAACACCGTCACGAACCCGAATCCTGTACCTGCGGAAAATGCGGAAAAGACTTGGTCAAGATCGGCGAAGACGTGACCGAGCAACTGGACGTAGAGCCGGCCAAGTTTTTCGTGCATCGCCACATCCGTCCACAATACGCCTGCCGAGCTTGCGAAACCATCACGGCAGCGCCGATTCCGCCGGCCGTGATCGATGGCGGCATGGCGGCGATCGGTTTGCTGACCTGGGTCATGATCAGTAAATTCCTGGATCATTTGCCCTTGTACCGACTGGAACAAATCGCCGCCAGGAATGGCGTGATCTTGTCCCGCTCCACCCTGGCCGATTGGGTCGGACGCATCGGCGTGGCCTTGCTGCCCTTGGCCGACCGCCTGACTTGGCATCTATTGCAACGCGATAGCTTGCACGCCGATGAAACCCCGGTGCCGCAGCTCGATCCCGGCAACGGCAAAACCAAGAAAGCCTATCTGTGGGCCTACCGCAGCAACGACTTGCAACCGGGCCCCAAGATCATCGTCTTCGACTATCAAGCCGGTCGCAGCGGCCGGCATGCGCAGCAGTTTCTACAAGATTGGCACGGTCACCTGATGGTCGACGACTATGGCGGCTATAAGGCCTTGTTTGCCACTGCCCGCGCGCACCCGGAAACCCGACTTCTGCTTGAACCGTGTATCGAACTGGCGTGTTGGACACATGCGCGCAGAAAGTTCTTCGACCTGTTCCAAGCCAGCCAAAGCCCCGTGGCGCAAGCAGCCTTGCAGCGTATCGGCGCCCTGTATGCCATTGAAGCCGAGGGGCGAGACATGAGCAGCGACGAGCGCCAACGCCTGCGGGCGGAAAAAAGCCAGCCTGCCTTAACCGAGCTGCACGATTGGCTGCAGAAAACCCGACTGCTGATGGCGCCCAGCAGCGCAACCGCCAAAGCCATCGATTACAGTCTGAAGCGCTGGCCCGCGCTGACGCGTTACGCCGAAACCGGCGATCTGCCCATCGACAACAATCCCGTCGAGAACAGCATTCGACCCATTGCCCTGGGCAAAAAAAATTGGTTGTTCGCAGGCTCGGAACGCGCCGGCCAGCGGGCGGCCGTCATTCAAACCCTGCTCGGTACCGCCAAACTCAACGGCCTCGATCCGGCCGCTTGGCTAAGCGACACCCTGGAAAAACTCCCCACCTGGCCCAACAGCCGCATCGACGAACTGCTGCCGTTTGCTAACGCCGATTAA
- the tnpB gene encoding IS66 family insertion sequence element accessory protein TnpB (TnpB, as the term is used for proteins encoded by IS66 family insertion elements, is considered an accessory protein, since TnpC, encoded by a neighboring gene, is a DDE family transposase.), translating into MPGLIGYPAQIWIAVAPVDMRRGLDGLSALVQHSLGHAPCAGSAFIFRNRAGNRLRLLLWDGNGVWLCQRRLHQGSFVWPKTHDAVFALSQTQWHWLVAGVDWQRLSAVPKAEWQV; encoded by the coding sequence ATGCCTGGCCTGATCGGTTATCCAGCGCAGATTTGGATTGCCGTGGCGCCGGTGGACATGCGGCGCGGCCTGGATGGTTTGTCGGCCCTCGTGCAGCACAGCTTGGGGCATGCACCTTGCGCCGGCTCGGCTTTCATCTTCCGCAATCGAGCGGGTAATCGCTTGCGCTTGTTGCTGTGGGATGGCAATGGCGTCTGGTTGTGTCAACGCCGATTGCATCAGGGCAGCTTTGTCTGGCCCAAGACCCATGATGCGGTATTTGCGCTCAGCCAGACTCAATGGCACTGGTTAGTGGCCGGTGTCGACTGGCAGCGGTTATCAGCCGTCCCCAAAGCCGAATGGCAGGTTTAA
- the tnpA gene encoding IS66 family insertion sequence element accessory protein TnpA has product MAITSKWRQHIEAWQRSGLSQAEYCAAQQINVRTFAARLSDYRKLSQSDSVVLIPVQVSPSEPVDAGILFTHVQGHRLALPASVSARWVAELLRCLA; this is encoded by the coding sequence ATGGCCATCACATCGAAATGGCGTCAGCATATTGAAGCGTGGCAACGCAGTGGACTGTCGCAAGCCGAGTATTGCGCAGCGCAGCAGATCAATGTTCGCACGTTCGCGGCACGACTGAGCGACTATCGCAAATTATCCCAATCCGATTCGGTAGTCTTGATACCCGTGCAGGTTTCACCCTCTGAGCCCGTCGATGCGGGCATTCTCTTTACCCATGTCCAAGGCCATCGCTTGGCGCTGCCTGCTTCGGTATCAGCGCGCTGGGTGGCGGAGTTGCTGCGATGCCTGGCCTGA